The nucleotide window TTAGGGTTATGCCGTGGCCAGCGTTTTTTTCGAAACACCTCATCGAAGTCCCTGAGCGACCCGATGTGGGCTCAGAGAAGAGAGGTCaggaggcaagaaaatagGGGATACCGCATGGAGGAGTTTATTCCTACGTGATACCATGACGGATGGATGTGTAGGGGGTATATTGGCATGATTATGTATGACGATAACGTACTGTAAAGACTAAGTGTACAATATGAAAGCTTTTCCGAGAGCGACATAGATTATGAATTGCCATGTTTATAGCCTGGATTCAGAAATACATCATCTTGCCGAGGCGGGGAAGTTTCTCGTGCTCAGCAAGACTCCCTTCACACGCCGGATGTTATCCCGCACCTTGCGGATTTCGTCATCCGGCTCGGGCTTGCGTGATCGGCCGTACAGGTCATAGCCAGTACTGTGGTCTGGATACGCAGTATATGTCATTGTGTCGAGGTCATCCCTTAGCATATCAACAGCAGTTTTTATCTTATCCATGCCTTCGCTCTGGGAACGGTACTCATCCTTCAGGCCAGAAAGAGTCTTGTTCAAACTACCCAGTTGATTGGTGTTATGTTTGGCAGCTGACTCGTTATTCTTGGAGTCTGTCATAGCTGTCACAGAGCTTATGGGGAATGTGGTTTGAGTGCCCATGTCCCTATGGAACATCTCCGTAGGGTCTTCGGCATcgctctcctcctcgactGTGGCGATGGGTTTCTTGGGGGGAACCTCGGAAACGGTCTTTTCAAGCTTTGCGACGAGGGCATCGAGTTTTCGCGAGGTCAGATCGTGGAAATCTGTACGGGCTTCGGCCTGACTGTCAACCATAGGTCGAATAACGTAGCGACTTGTGCCATAGATGAGGGTGGAAAGGCCAGTGACTGCGTAAAGGGCGTTGAAAAGACGTTCCTTTGTAACGAGAGGGGGAGGACGGGGTGCCTTTGCAAGGAATTCAGGGTATGTGACGACTGGGGGTCGGTCGACGGGCGGATGGGAAGCTGGTGTTGGAGGGAGAGTTTCGGTGGGTGTCGGAGCGTAGGAACTGGTTGTTCCTGGGATTGGCGCCTTGAGATTGTCAGCATAGTACATAGGCGCAAGATAAGACGTAGCAGAAACCTCTGTCTCTGTTGTGGACTCGTCTTGACCAAGAAGCGCGTGTATTTCGGCTTCGTCAATGCCCTTGGACTTCAAGAActcgaccttcttctcatgaGGCGCGTGTCGCACAGCGTCATTTTCGAGAAAGCGTCTCGCAACCTCGAGTCTTTCTTGACCGTCTGTGACAATTTCCGGCTGTGATGTCCCTTCTGCTGTTAGTTCTGCTGCTGGCGCATCAACCTCTGATGTTGAGCTGTTTGCGGACGGTGTCGGGGCCGGTTCGGTGTTTTGGCTATCGATCTCATCGGATTGCACCTTCTGCCAGGCTGGGATGGCGGGATTGGAATCTGAGTCGCTCATGTTTGATAGTGTCACGCGACTGGCTACGAGACTGGAAGATCAAACAGAGACGTTGAATTAATAAGGTAGTCGATGGAAAGGAAATGTTTGTGGTTTCCGAGGCGTTGGCAAGGTTCGGCGAGGTAGGCACATGCCTCGGTACTCCTGCCGATACTGATACCGGTAACGGTGGAGTATAGATAGGTACCTGACTTGGGTACCTTTAGCTGGCTGGTAggtagtacctacctacctaggtactaacctTATTAGACTGCTTCACCTCACCCTAATGGAATGAGTCTGGGGTTTCTTGTGGGGAGGAAacagtaccttaggtatctGATTGTgtacttaggtaccttatgtGAGTATGATATCGGAGTATTGCCATCAAGCCATGTTATTcaataagaaatatactttgCTTAAATGTCCCTCGAAAAACCTTCCTTCCAATCAAGAGAaccagaaaaaaaaaaaacccgTGTTAATAAGTATTGATGCCATTGAGCAAGCCGGACTGGCAGTGAGGTACGTAACGGTAACCACCCCGTTTAATACTGGGGCCGTTACTGGAAATAAAACGGGATCGTGCTAAACGGTAACACGACCAGAACGCGCATTCACCTGAGAGCATCAATTCCAGACAATATCCCAAGTCAAAGATCGCCTGTGCCATGAAAGACCTCTGGAACGCCCAGGCTTCTGAGTAATTACAAACCCAATCCTCACTACCCTTTCACGTTCTTCTCAGGACGCCGGGATCGCGCCATCAGGTTTCTGCGCCAAAAAAGATTCTGCGCCATCATCTCCTATCAGCCAATCTCATCGCGGCAGGCAATTCTACAGCCAGAAGCAGGACACACAAACAACGTGTAACGGCGCTCGTCTCACGAGCCTCGTATTGCGTCACCTGTCGGTCCCAACAAGTTAAACAACTGGCGTGCTTGTGCCCTGGGAGTAGCCATTGCGCTCGAGTCTCCAGCTCTTGGCCCAGTCAGACCCTGTTTGGGGTGAAGTGATAGGAAGCGGCTAAAACCCAACTACCAACTGCTGGCCGTCTAAAGAGCAGGCAAGTGAAAGTCAATAGGCGACAAGCTGGTGTGGTGTGACCTTGCAAGACCAAGGCACTCAAAATCTGTAACAGGTGAGTTGTGGATTTTCCTTTCCTCTTGGTTGCCTCTCCCTTTGTTTGGTCGCAGCAAAACAACACCCACCAATTCCGTCCGTCTCTGTAATCCTTTCCGTGGCTGTCACCCAATTCTCTCAATGCCACCGACGAGGGTAAGCTTCTCCCCTTAGCTACTCTGTCTTGGCCTTTGATGTCGGCAGTTTGTCTGGGCTACCGTAGGATTAGCACTGGCCGATGATCCTCAGCCACGTGCATGATCCCGCTTATAGGAATCCCTGATTCAGCAGTATTCACAGACGAGAGAGGTCTCACGTAGTTACCTGGGTAGTCAGTCCttggtggttggttggtCGATTGGTTGATTGATCGGCTTGACTGGTTGCAGGATAAATTGCATTAGTTGGCTGTTTATCTTCAGCCTCGCATCCttcaagcttcaagctcaagtcgTCTTTACACCAATGAAGCGTCACCGacattaccttacctaggtaccttacacTACAAAAAGTCCAGACTCCAGCCTAGGTACCTGTCCTGTCCTATCCTATCTCGCCAACGGCAATCGCCACC belongs to Fusarium musae strain F31 chromosome 9, whole genome shotgun sequence and includes:
- a CDS encoding hypothetical protein (EggNog:ENOG41) gives rise to the protein MSDSDSNPAIPAWQKVQSDEIDSQNTEPAPTPSANSSTSEVDAPAAELTAEGTSQPEIVTDGQERLEVARRFLENDAVRHAPHEKKVEFLKSKGIDEAEIHALLGQDESTTETEVSATSYLAPMYYADNLKAPIPGTTSSYAPTPTETLPPTPASHPPVDRPPVVTYPEFLAKAPRPPPLVTKERLFNALYAVTGLSTLIYGTSRYVIRPMVDSQAEARTDFHDLTSRKLDALVAKLEKTVSEVPPKKPIATVEEESDAEDPTEMFHRDMGTQTTFPISSVTAMTDSKNNESAAKHNTNQLGSLNKTLSGLKDEYRSQSEGMDKIKTAVDMLRDDLDTMTYTAYPDHSTGYDLYGRSRKPEPDDEIRKVRDNIRRVKGVLLSTRNFPASAR